Genomic window (Candidatus Methylacidiphilales bacterium):
TATGGCCGCGCTTTTCAACAATCCGCGCGTATGGTTAGAACTCATTCTTTTGGGCGTGGTGCAAGTCCTACACAATTCGTCCGGCTATCCATAACGCCTACACGCTCAGGAACGCTTGCGGGCGGAAAGACCTGACCTCGCATAATCGGCCCAACTTGGCCGTTGTGATCGCGATCAACGTAATAGTGGAAAGGCTTGCCCATACAATCTAGCAACTGGCTGGAGTTGTAGCGAATTGTCAGTGCAGCAAAATCGGGACGAGACTGACAAAATTCAGTAAAGCCGTCAACCGTCACTTCCTCCGAATCACCGAGAACGTGGAATCTGTCAGGGTGTAAATGATAATAATCGAGCAGAATGGCTGCAAGAGAGTCGGCTTTGGAGCACCAAGAACTAACGTCTCTCCCATAGTTTTCTTCGTGTGAACCAGCAACTACGCGTGTACCTGCAACAACGAGAAGCGGCAATGCGAGCAAGGAAACTGCGGTATAATAGGATCGGCGCTCACCACCCAAAACACGAAGTCCGCCATAAACAACCAGTCCGAAGGAAAGCAAAGCCATCGGAATAAATGAAATCGCAACAATGATCTCTGGACCTGTGACAACCGCAGGTTGGTGGCAATCGCCAAGAGCAAACAGGCAATACACCAATGTTATGAGAGATAAAACCAGGGCGACCGGGGTCATGAGTTCAACGTTACGCATCAGGCATGACCTGCGACGGCGCGGCTCCTGCCGGAGCGTAGCGACAAGCAGGAGGCGTGACGGAGTAGGTCATTGGTCTGGATGCGCTGGTTAGACGGTTTGTTCTACTGAGCGTAAATCCGGTTCCGCAAAAGTCGAGAAATCTCCCTCTCGATCTTGATCCTAATCCAGAGTTTTTTCCACCCTGCCGCGTTGACCAAGTCCTTTTGAAATTTCACCATCAACTCGGCCCGTATTTTTTGTCTTTCCGCAAGATGTTGCTCAATCGACAGACTTTTGCAGCCGGGGGCGATAATCGAAACATCTGATTTCATTTTATGTCCGTCTAACGTTACGCATCAGGCATGACCTGCGACGGCGCGGCTCCTGCCATAGCGAAGCGGAAGCAGGAGGCGTGACGCTGTAGGCGGTTGGCTGGACCACCTTGTTCGGTTTTATTCTTCGAGTTTAGATAATTCAGCTTCAATCTGTTCCTCGGTAAATCCTAAGCTTTCTTCTATGGCTCTTCGGAACTCCCTAATAACTAAAAAGGCGTTTCCTACGGAAAGTCGAATCCTTCCAAGTTCTTCCAACATCTCTTTCCTTTTTGATTCTGTAATATGAACTGGATCGTAATTGGAGAATAAGGCGTGCGCCAGTCGATTTCTGTCATCACAGGCATCGTAAAGCATCTTTTTCAAATTTTTGTCTTCTAGCCCGTTGCCGTCACGGAGGGCTTTGATAAGTCCTCCAAGGTTTTGGCGGGCTACAAATCCCTTCGTATCTTTGAAATCTTTCTTATTTATCTTAATTTTTCCGAGCAATTCTGCGCCCAACAAAACCAGCTTAAACTCCCGTTCAAGTCTTTGAGCGTAATACATGGTGCGACCATATTGTTCACAGACTTCATCGTCAGGAGGTGGGAATGGACTCGGCTGTTTCATTTTACCGAACGATTGTGATGACCGGCTGCCACTCGCTTCTGGCGAGACGCCTGCTCCGCAGGCGGCATGACAGAAGGAATCGCGAAGCGATTAGGGCAGTTACGGTCCATCACCTTGTTCGACTTTTTATTTTTAAGCCGCAACTTCGCAATAAGACGCCACCGAACCAGGCTCTGGAACCTCATATCCGGAAAGTTTCAGCCCCTCGATATGAAACTCAATGGCATCCTTCATCTCGCTTTCGACTTCAGCACGGGTGCTTCCTGTGGCCACACACCCCGGAAGATCAGGAGAGTAAGCCGAGTAACCAGTATCGGTTTTCTCAATAATAATAAGGTATTTGCTCATTTTAACCCCGACTGTTTAAGGATACTGTTTTTCGTTCCCGGCGCAAGATCATCATTGGGCTTGCCGGGAATAGTTACCAAACCAAGCTTGCTTGGGTGCTTAAATTGCCTGTGGCTGCCTCGGGTGCGGTCAAGATACCATCCATCGTCCTGAATAAGTCGAATTGCTTCGCGAACCTTCACTCAAATTTCGTAGCAGCCTAGCAAAGAGCGGTCAAGGGACGGGTTTAAATGGATTTTGTCGAACGTCAGGCATGAGCCACAGTGACAGCCCCACAAAACTCAGCAGCCGGCGTGACACACCGCTGCGGGGTGACGCGACGGATGCAACTCCCATCACATGATCCGGACGCTGTCATCTGTTGGCTCCATGCCCTTGTTCGACGATTTTTTCTTTTAATTTCTGTTTGTGTGCTTTTTGCAATTGCAATGCCACATTAGGATCAAAAGGATAGGCAATAATGAATTCATCGTCAGATCCTGAGAATATTTCCTGTAATGGAGCTATATACACGGGACCAGAAAAAGACCAAGCCCAATTAGGACCCAAATAATCTTTAAACATTTCTTTGAGTTGTTTAGCGAAGGCCAATGATTCGGGTGTCCCTGGTCCATAAAAAACGGTGCGTGAGGAATCAGACGTCCAAAGTATATCTTCTATTGGTTTCGATGGTAGTGGCGGCCTAAGGAGCACCCATAATATCGGACACATACAAATGAAAATGGCAATAAAAAGCCAGCGATAGGAATGCCTGACTGGACAGCTGAATAATTTTTCTCTTAGTTTCATTGACTTAGTCGAACGTCCGTGGTCAGGCGGCCCTCACAGCCTCGATAGACTCAGCATGGGGTGTGACAGCTTTGCTGGCGCGGCCCATGCGGGCCTTGCCACAAAACACTGCGCTGTGAGGAGTTGCCTGCACCACCTTGTTCAGCTTTTTATGGTTTTGGGATATCCAAATCTTTGCAGATTTTACGAACCATAATCTCATGAACTTCGCTGTGTCGGGGAACTGCAGATCTTTTATTCTTCGCAGGATTGCCCCACCAAGAATGGTTGGCGCCTTCGCGAATGAGAATGCAATCGTGATCATGAAGGTATCGCACGAATTCGCGACGCTTCATACCGATAGCAGTTCCTCGGTATAATTGTCCTCGGCTGCTTCTCGTGCTTCTTCTCGGTTAAATTCAATCGCTTCAGATAGGGCTTGGCGAAGTGAGGAAAGTAAATCTGCCTTGGTCTTTTCCTGAGCATTGACTCCAGGAACTTCTTCAACCCAACCAATCCACCAGTCTCCATCCTGCTTAATAATGGCGGTGTAATTCATGAAAAGAGGTTACTTCACTGGCAAAGGCAAGGCAAGTGCGTCTTTTTCCTGCTGAACGCTCAGCTCACCCACGGCTCTCTGGAACCGGCGAATGGCTGCACAACGGTGCGAGGCGAAGGCGCGGAGACTGCACAAGCAGCATCCGTGACTGAGCCGGTGACGCTATGGTCGCACTTTTACAACAACCCGCCCGGAGAGCCGTTGGTGTGGAGCGCCTTGTTAGACGTGTTTTTGCTTCCATATCGAAATGCCATGTACCAATGAAATAATCATCGAGACTAATGTGAAAGGGGCAAGAATCAAGACACCAAGACCGGCTCCAAAATCATCGCCAGGCTGCCGTATGAGCCAAATAATTCCGAATATCAGAAACAAACTCACTCCGATCTGACCGGCTATCGACAACAGTATCGCCCAGAAGTGGCGGCGGAGTCCAAAAATGGTCACGACAAGAAGAATTGGGGGAATAATAGCTGAGACCAACATGCCCGTCTTGTCCTTTGGAATTGTAGATTCATGTGGCTGAAAAATCAGCATGAAAAAAGTAATCGCAGAGGGATAAAGACATGTGATGGAGAAAAAACAGGTTTGAGCAATTAAAGCGCCTCTGGACGGAATGAAAGTTCGGTTTGTGTTCACAACTGGGGAATTCTTCGTCTAACGTTACGCATCAGGCATGACCTGCGACGGCGCGGCTCCTGCCGGAGCGTAGCGACAAGCAGGAGGCGTGACGGAGTAGGTCATTGGCCTGCATGCACTGGTTAGGTGATCTTTTGTTTTGCTTCATTCTTTCTTGAATATAAAAATCCGCAGAATATAAAAACTATGCCCATTCCAGCCACAAAAACACCTAGAAAAAGGAAATGCTTCATAAATAAGTGCGGAATCCCAAATAGGAGAAATATGATTCCAATAATGTAAAGGGATATGGACGACAATTGCATCTGTCTTATGGTCTTAGCTCGAATTATATCCAATGCGATTTCATCGGCTAATAGTTTCTTGCCGCAGGCATCAGAACAAATGAGACGCCCTGAACTAGACAATGCGCGTTGACTTGTAAAAAGGGCCTTTCCGCAATAAATGCAGATGCCGGTGAAATCGCGTTCATTAATGTCGTTCATATTTTTTTGTCACCTAACGTCATCGATGACCCAAGACCACATGGTTCTGGCGCTGGCCATGCTCCCGCATGGACTGTGACAGAACTTCGAGCATAGCGAGAATGGTCTTTGAGTCCATCGACTGGTTCGGCTTTTTCATCTTCTAATTTCTTCTTAGTTTTTGATAAATCATAATCCCACATGCAAGGCTTAATAAAAAGAAAGAAAGATAGGGGTGTGTCTTTTCTAAAATGGGTATTCCATGTAGCCCAGAATAGCAACCTGTCTTTGTCAGACTGCGTGATGCCCCTAAAATAAGAGTAGATAAGCCCAAGGAAATGCACAGACAGACAATCCATTCCGCTAGTGAAAAATTACGTATGGCATAAAAGCCTAGGGCCAGAATTAAAATAACAAGCGAACCAGCTATATAATGGTGGTTATCGCTAAGATCGATGGTAAGTCCTACGATCATACTTTGTATGCCGAACGTCGGCGTTCAGTTTGTTTTGAAATGGCTTAGTCAGAGTGAAGCTTTTTTATAGAGGCATAGCAGTCTGTGCAAACAATTGCCAGGTCGTTGAATTGTCTAAAGGCTTCGGTTTTGTCGCCTTCTGATAAGAACATCGCTTCACACTCTGAGCACCAAGCTTGCAGATCGTTTGGATCAGAGCTGTTTTCGATAAAGCCCACTTTGTGGTCTTTGGTGGAAAGCATGTGGCAACAGACCACGGCGGCGATTCTTTTGCCGTGGGAAACGCAATTGATCAATAGAGTCGAGTTGTCAGACATATTCTCTGCCGAACGTCCCGCTTCAGCCATGACCGGTTCCTGCGCACGCAGGAATCATAACGCTGCGAAGCAGGGGCATGAAGGTCATTGGCTGGAAGCGCTGGTTCGGCCTTCTGTTATCCTCTGTAACCTCTTCCTTTAGGACGTGGTTCGAAATGGGAGCAGTAATAAGTCTCCTGAACATATTCGGTGAGCTTATCCCAAAGGTCAAAGATACCCTGTTTTGAATTAACTCTTCGATATTCTTCGGGTACGTCTCTAAAGCAGGCCAGACACCCAAAACTTCCGCAACCGGCAGGCCAATAGTCGCTGAGTCCACATGTAATGCATGCTTGGAGATGAAATCCGGGAGGCATCTGTGACTCCAGGGATAAAAGTTCATACTCAAAATAGCCTGATTTTTCGGTCGAGACGGCGGTAAATTCGGGCTGTATAAGGCTCGCCTTTACATTCTCCTTGTAAGGCCCAGCTGGGCTGGTAGGTGATCCGATCTCAATTTCAGCCAATATCTCTGCCTCTCGGTGTCCCTTGGGGGTTGCTAAATGAACCGGAATTTGAACCGACAATGTAAATCCGCATAAGTCACCAAGACTTAAGTCAAATTGGTCGGATTCTGTGGCAGGGGAAAGGGAGTCAAACCCCGTCCCGGTAAACTTGATTCCCCGTATTTCGGTCGAGAGCGAAGTTCCTGTCGTGAAGACAGTAATGCTCTCGGTGCCGCGTCTGTCACAAAAAATTGCAGGCATCGGTGTCATTGTTTTTTCTGCCGAACGTAGAAAGCTGAGCCACCGCCGACTCGCGACGTGAACAGCGACAGCGGAACTGACCGCGCCAACGGCGGTTGGCTCCGGCGACTTGTTAGGCGGACAATATCTACTCATGCTGAAATCTTCGTGACTCTGCTCGGTAATCTGCTGAGGGACTCGCCAAGTCAGGACGTGCCAGCCAATACTGCTCGCCGAATAACTTCTGCATCGCCCAATCCCACGCCTCGTCGTGAAAGACAAGCCCTCGATACTGCTCGCTCACCGTCTCATATCTGTAAAACTGCTCTGCCTGTGCTTTGGCGTCTGGCCACGAAACGCCACCGTGAACCACAAGGCACCAAGCAAATAAATGCCGCTCGGCATTAAGATAATCAACGTAACCTTTCTCGTCGGCACTCCTAGGTGATGTCTGCTTGTGGCTCATGTCCGCTAACGTCA
Coding sequences:
- a CDS encoding type II toxin-antitoxin system HicB family antitoxin — encoded protein: MSKYLIIIEKTDTGYSAYSPDLPGCVATGSTRAEVESEMKDAIEFHIEGLKLSGYEVPEPGSVASYCEVAA
- a CDS encoding type II toxin-antitoxin system HicA family toxin, with the protein product MKVREAIRLIQDDGWYLDRTRGSHRQFKHPSKLGLVTIPGKPNDDLAPGTKNSILKQSGLK
- a CDS encoding type II toxin-antitoxin system HicB family antitoxin, which gives rise to MNYTAIIKQDGDWWIGWVEEVPGVNAQEKTKADLLSSLRQALSEAIEFNREEAREAAEDNYTEELLSV